CTCAGGGATTGGAATGCCCATTAAGCCGAGCTCTCCCATCCTTGCTACCAGTTCTTCCGGAAAACGGTCTTCCTTCTCCATCCGTTCTACTGCAGGAGCCACTTCCTTCTCCGCGAAGTCCCGAACCATTTTCCTCATCATCTGCTGTTCATCCGTGAATCGCAAATCCATCGCCGTTCTCCCCTTTACCGGTTAATCGTAGATGTAGAAACCACGTCCAGATTTCTTTCCAAGCCAGCCAGCGCTGACGTATTTCCGAAGCAGTGGACACGGACGGTACTTACTGTCACCAAATCCTTCATGCAGTACTTCCATAATAGAAAGGCACGTGTCGAGTCCGATGAAATCAGCAAGGGTCAGCGGTCCCATCGGATGATTCATACCCAGCTTCATCACAGCATCGACATCCTCCGGGGTAGCCACACCTTCATAGACGGTATAAATCGCTTCATTAATCATCGGCATCAGAATACGGTTGGATACAAAGCCCGGGAAATCTTCTACCTCCACAGGTGTTTTCTCAAGCTTGACCGTCATCGCTTCCACTGCTTCATAGGTAGCATCACTCGTTTGGATCGCACGAATGATTTCGACAAGCTTCATGACAGGAACCGGATTCATAAAGTGCATGCCGATCACTTGTGATGGGCGGTTGGTTGCCGCTGCAATATCCGTAATCGGCAGGGATGACGTATTAGTCGCAAGAATCGCGTGTTCCGGTGCAATTTCATCCAGCTGACGGAATACATTCGTTTTGACATCCATCTTCTCTACTACCGCTTCAATGATCAAGTCACAGTCAGAAGCCTCTTTCAAATCTGTGGTTGTCGTTATCCTCCCAAGCACATCCCGCATATCCGCTTCCGTGATACGGCCTTTATCGACCGCCCGCCTTAAACGGTTTTCTATTCCTTTTCTCCCTTGAATCAATGCATCTTCACTGATGTCGTTGAACTT
This sequence is a window from Bacillus sp. SB49. Protein-coding genes within it:
- a CDS encoding 3-hydroxybutyryl-CoA dehydrogenase, whose translation is MTMKRMMVIGAGQMGSGIAQVFAQAGLEVKFNDISEDALIQGRKGIENRLRRAVDKGRITEADMRDVLGRITTTTDLKEASDCDLIIEAVVEKMDVKTNVFRQLDEIAPEHAILATNTSSLPITDIAAATNRPSQVIGMHFMNPVPVMKLVEIIRAIQTSDATYEAVEAMTVKLEKTPVEVEDFPGFVSNRILMPMINEAIYTVYEGVATPEDVDAVMKLGMNHPMGPLTLADFIGLDTCLSIMEVLHEGFGDSKYRPCPLLRKYVSAGWLGKKSGRGFYIYD